The following coding sequences lie in one Rutidosis leptorrhynchoides isolate AG116_Rl617_1_P2 chromosome 4, CSIRO_AGI_Rlap_v1, whole genome shotgun sequence genomic window:
- the LOC139844047 gene encoding PHD finger protein At1g33420-like isoform X1, translating into MVVNGRPIKRMKRRVTADLNDFLTFPAGENTATAPFRTSVREFLLLHALLPPPSNLLPHLLTWQILFRVGEERSDVNGDASVILDVIEEDVMRSRSVYCDQCRVVGWSGNPVCGKRYHFIITGHGASIGGYNKSCAACGTYLQLTYSRCKSCNHVMTTEEVEDWMYKQLEDTNHLLHGVVHANGFGHLLRVNGREGGSRVLSGAHIMDFWDRICKVLGVRQVSVTDVSKKYGMEFRLLHSVVKGNPWYGDWGYEFGAGSYAITREDYKNAIETLANVPLYTFSSQGSKPQTHLQDLIAFYQSRSELEIETVRDLFRYLTTLMHNAAKNRTMVGRTSKKAKPSECRVLSVWNASDIVLVEEAMFRVLRAVSGTSWVSLRSLRGAVCRVGPPELLDHCLKELKGKQVPNGMVVDARSNPESGALEYRLVIHTCYLQDDPIAICPSEDLLLRDLRYLYKALLYPRSMVNHVPITKSNTMVNSAMKLLDCKQFVKNYHPESLYSKANPNSLILSCKPELTEQISLNLPPEYIILSPNATIHYLKVEASKAFQEVYIILRRFQAEELVGHTGVDDSTKIKLLGGSKVETLTLRGKCQNGLSKFRMERGEETWTMDCRCGAQDDDGERMLACDVCGVWQHTRCAGIPDCNMAPGKFVCCKCDHVRDGNGAMLKGSLFEVGGKVDLFRGCRVSMHLGG; encoded by the exons ATGGTCGTTAACGGACGTCCAATAAAAAGAATGAAACGACGAGTAACGGCCGATCTGAACGACTTTTTGACTTTTCCGGCCGGAGAAAACACGGCGACGGCGCCGTTTAGGACAAGCGTGAGAGAGTTTTTACTCCTGCACGCGTTGTTACCGCCGCCTTCAAATCTATTACCACACCTGTTGACGTGGCAGATATTATTTAGGGTTGGTGAAGAGAGGAGTGATGTGAATGGTGATGCGTCTGTTATTCTTGATGTTATTGAAGAAGATGTGATGAGATCTAGATCGGTGTATTGTGATCAGTGCCGAGTTGTTG GGTGGAGCGGAAACCCGGTATGTGGGAAGAGGTACCATTTCATAATAACGGGTCATGGGGCCTCCATTGGTGGCTACAACAAGTCttgtgctgcttgtggtacttacCTTCAATTGACTTATTCAAG GTGCAAATCATGCAACCATGTTATGACTACTGAAGAAGTTGAGGACTGGATGTATAAACAATTGGAGGATACCAATCATCTGTTACATGGTGTGGTCCATGCGAATGGGTTTGGTCACCTACTCAGAGTCAACGGCCGAGAAGGTGGGTCCCGTGTCCTCTCGGGCGCTCATATTATGGACTTCTGGGATCGTATTTGCAAAGTACTTGGAGTCAG ACAAGTGAGTGTTACGGATGTGTCTAAGAAATACGGTATGGAGTTTCGGCTACTTCATTCTGTTGTTAAGGGTAATCCTTGGTATGGCGATTGGGGTTACGAGTTTGGTGCAGGAAGCTATGCTATTACTCGTGAagattacaaaaatgcaattgaaACTCTAGCAAATGTCCCGTTGTATACCTTTTCTTCACAAGGAAGTAAACCTCAAACACATTTGCAGGACTTGATTGCGTTTTACCAATCTCGTTCAGAGTTGGAAATTGAAACTGTTAGGGATTTGTTCCGTTACTTGACTACGTTAATGCATAACGCCGCCAAAAACCGCACAATGGTTGGAAGGACCAGTAAGAAGGCTAAACCGAGTGAGTGTAGGGTGTTATCTGTTTGGAATGCGAGTGACATTGTACTTGTTGAGGAAGCAATGTTTAGAGTATTGAGAGCAGTTAGTGGGACATCGTGGGTCAGTTTGCGTTCTTTACGTGGGGCCGTTTGCAGAGTGGGGCCACCTGAACTTCTAGATCACTGCCTCAAGGAACTAAAAGGGAAACAAGTACCTAACGGTATGGTGGTTGACGCCCGTTCCAATCCAGAATCGGGTGCTCTTGAATACAGGTTAGTAATTCACACTTGCTATCTGCA AGACGATCCAATTGCTATCTGCCCGTCTGAAGACCTTTTGCTGCGAGATCTAAGATACTTATACAAAGCTTTACTATATCCTCGATCCATGGTTAATCACGTACCTATCACAAAGAGTAACACAATGGTAAACTCTGCAATGAAACTTCTTGATTGCAAGCAGTTTGTCAAAAACTACCACCCTGAAAGCTTATATTCAAAAGCAAACCCGAACTCACTAATACTCTCATGTAAACCAGAACTCACTGAACAAATTTCGCTAAACCTACCTCCAGAATATATTATCCTTTCCCCAAACGCCACCATTCACTACCTTAAAGTCGAAGCATCAAAGGCTTTTCAAGAAGTGTATATAATTCTGAGAAGATTCCAAGCAGAAGAGCTTGTTGGAcatacgggtgttgatgattctACCAAAATCAAGCTTTTGGGCGGGTCAAAAGTTGAGACGCTTACTCTTCGTGGGAAGTGTCAAAATGGGCTTAGTAAGTTTCGAATGGAAAGAGGGGAGGAGACGTGGACAATGGATTGTCGGTGTGGGGCACAGGATGATGATGGGGAAAGGATGTTAGCGTGCGATGTATGTGGGGTTTGGCAACATACTCGATGTGCAGGTATTCCTGATTGCAATATGGCGCCGGGGAAGTTTGTTTGCTGTAAATGTGACCATGTTCGTGACGGAAATGGGGCTATGTTGAAGGGGAGCTTGTTTGAAGTTGGTGGAAAAGTGGATCTGTTTCGGGGTTGTCGTGTCTCGATGCATCTCGGTGGCTAA
- the LOC139844047 gene encoding PHD finger protein At1g33420-like isoform X2 translates to MLSFCRCKSCNHVMTTEEVEDWMYKQLEDTNHLLHGVVHANGFGHLLRVNGREGGSRVLSGAHIMDFWDRICKVLGVRQVSVTDVSKKYGMEFRLLHSVVKGNPWYGDWGYEFGAGSYAITREDYKNAIETLANVPLYTFSSQGSKPQTHLQDLIAFYQSRSELEIETVRDLFRYLTTLMHNAAKNRTMVGRTSKKAKPSECRVLSVWNASDIVLVEEAMFRVLRAVSGTSWVSLRSLRGAVCRVGPPELLDHCLKELKGKQVPNGMVVDARSNPESGALEYRLEPGSLPLISAHRDDPIAICPSEDLLLRDLRYLYKALLYPRSMVNHVPITKSNTMVNSAMKLLDCKQFVKNYHPESLYSKANPNSLILSCKPELTEQISLNLPPEYIILSPNATIHYLKVEASKAFQEVYIILRRFQAEELVGHTGVDDSTKIKLLGGSKVETLTLRGKCQNGLSKFRMERGEETWTMDCRCGAQDDDGERMLACDVCGVWQHTRCAGIPDCNMAPGKFVCCKCDHVRDGNGAMLKGSLFEVGGKVDLFRGCRVSMHLGG, encoded by the exons ATGTTGAGCTTTTGCAGGTGCAAATCATGCAACCATGTTATGACTACTGAAGAAGTTGAGGACTGGATGTATAAACAATTGGAGGATACCAATCATCTGTTACATGGTGTGGTCCATGCGAATGGGTTTGGTCACCTACTCAGAGTCAACGGCCGAGAAGGTGGGTCCCGTGTCCTCTCGGGCGCTCATATTATGGACTTCTGGGATCGTATTTGCAAAGTACTTGGAGTCAG ACAAGTGAGTGTTACGGATGTGTCTAAGAAATACGGTATGGAGTTTCGGCTACTTCATTCTGTTGTTAAGGGTAATCCTTGGTATGGCGATTGGGGTTACGAGTTTGGTGCAGGAAGCTATGCTATTACTCGTGAagattacaaaaatgcaattgaaACTCTAGCAAATGTCCCGTTGTATACCTTTTCTTCACAAGGAAGTAAACCTCAAACACATTTGCAGGACTTGATTGCGTTTTACCAATCTCGTTCAGAGTTGGAAATTGAAACTGTTAGGGATTTGTTCCGTTACTTGACTACGTTAATGCATAACGCCGCCAAAAACCGCACAATGGTTGGAAGGACCAGTAAGAAGGCTAAACCGAGTGAGTGTAGGGTGTTATCTGTTTGGAATGCGAGTGACATTGTACTTGTTGAGGAAGCAATGTTTAGAGTATTGAGAGCAGTTAGTGGGACATCGTGGGTCAGTTTGCGTTCTTTACGTGGGGCCGTTTGCAGAGTGGGGCCACCTGAACTTCTAGATCACTGCCTCAAGGAACTAAAAGGGAAACAAGTACCTAACGGTATGGTGGTTGACGCCCGTTCCAATCCAGAATCGGGTGCTCTTGAATACAG GCTTGAACCTGGTAGCTTGCCACTGATTTCTGCCCACAGAGACGATCCAATTGCTATCTGCCCGTCTGAAGACCTTTTGCTGCGAGATCTAAGATACTTATACAAAGCTTTACTATATCCTCGATCCATGGTTAATCACGTACCTATCACAAAGAGTAACACAATGGTAAACTCTGCAATGAAACTTCTTGATTGCAAGCAGTTTGTCAAAAACTACCACCCTGAAAGCTTATATTCAAAAGCAAACCCGAACTCACTAATACTCTCATGTAAACCAGAACTCACTGAACAAATTTCGCTAAACCTACCTCCAGAATATATTATCCTTTCCCCAAACGCCACCATTCACTACCTTAAAGTCGAAGCATCAAAGGCTTTTCAAGAAGTGTATATAATTCTGAGAAGATTCCAAGCAGAAGAGCTTGTTGGAcatacgggtgttgatgattctACCAAAATCAAGCTTTTGGGCGGGTCAAAAGTTGAGACGCTTACTCTTCGTGGGAAGTGTCAAAATGGGCTTAGTAAGTTTCGAATGGAAAGAGGGGAGGAGACGTGGACAATGGATTGTCGGTGTGGGGCACAGGATGATGATGGGGAAAGGATGTTAGCGTGCGATGTATGTGGGGTTTGGCAACATACTCGATGTGCAGGTATTCCTGATTGCAATATGGCGCCGGGGAAGTTTGTTTGCTGTAAATGTGACCATGTTCGTGACGGAAATGGGGCTATGTTGAAGGGGAGCTTGTTTGAAGTTGGTGGAAAAGTGGATCTGTTTCGGGGTTGTCGTGTCTCGATGCATCTCGGTGGCTAA